Proteins from a single region of Campylobacter sp. RM16704:
- a CDS encoding MFS transporter, which produces MLQTKSIADENFQTPQGRKAFKKAVFSCWLGTAMEYADFALYGLAAATIFSEVFFPEQTPVIALLLSFVTYGIGFIARPIGALFFGYLGDKYGRKNVLMSTIALMGISTTLIGFIPSYAVIGIWAPICLVILRFMQGFGAGAELSGGTVMLGEYAPSKHRGLISSIIALGSNSGTLLAAFVWLLVTSMDDASFKEWGWRIPFIGSIFIALFAVYMRLNVKETPVFEKQKELMLKIRHENEAHMKKDERTFWQKSRAFWTMVGIRIGENGPSYLAQGFIVGYVTKILLLDKSVATTAVVIASLVGFLVIPLAGYLSDKFGRRITYRVFCLLLMLYAFPAFMLLDSKNEIIVILTIIVGMSLASLGIFGVQAAWGVELFGAKNRYTKMALAKEFGSILSGGTAPMIASALLAYYGTWWPIALYFVITAGIGFITTFFAPETRGRDLNLIEDAI; this is translated from the coding sequence ATTTTGCAAACAAAATCAATTGCAGATGAGAATTTTCAAACGCCGCAAGGAAGAAAAGCTTTTAAAAAAGCTGTATTTTCATGTTGGCTAGGAACTGCTATGGAATACGCAGATTTTGCACTTTATGGCTTGGCTGCAGCTACTATTTTTTCGGAAGTTTTCTTTCCTGAGCAAACTCCTGTTATAGCGTTATTGCTTAGTTTTGTTACTTATGGCATAGGTTTTATCGCTAGACCTATTGGGGCTTTATTTTTTGGATATTTAGGAGATAAATACGGAAGAAAAAATGTATTGATGAGTACTATTGCATTAATGGGTATTTCAACTACTTTAATTGGTTTTATACCAAGTTATGCAGTAATTGGAATTTGGGCTCCTATATGTTTGGTTATTTTGCGTTTTATGCAAGGCTTTGGAGCAGGCGCTGAGCTTTCAGGTGGAACTGTCATGCTTGGAGAATACGCTCCTAGCAAACATAGAGGTTTAATCTCTTCTATCATCGCTCTTGGATCAAATAGCGGAACCTTGCTTGCAGCTTTTGTATGGCTTTTAGTTACAAGTATGGATGATGCTAGTTTTAAAGAATGGGGATGGAGAATTCCTTTTATAGGAAGTATCTTCATAGCACTTTTTGCTGTTTATATGCGTTTAAATGTAAAAGAAACTCCTGTTTTTGAAAAACAAAAAGAATTAATGCTAAAAATTCGTCATGAAAATGAAGCACATATGAAAAAAGATGAAAGAACTTTTTGGCAAAAAAGTCGTGCATTTTGGACTATGGTGGGTATAAGAATAGGAGAAAATGGGCCATCTTATCTTGCACAAGGCTTTATAGTAGGCTATGTAACTAAAATTTTACTTCTTGATAAATCAGTAGCCACAACTGCTGTTGTTATCGCTTCTTTAGTGGGATTTTTAGTTATACCTTTAGCAGGATATTTAAGTGATAAATTTGGAAGACGCATTACTTATAGAGTCTTTTGCTTACTTTTAATGCTTTATGCCTTCCCTGCTTTTATGCTACTTGATAGTAAAAATGAAATTATTGTAATTTTAACTATCATCGTGGGTATGTCTTTAGCTTCTTTAGGGATTTTTGGTGTGCAAGCTGCATGGGGCGTGGAGCTTTTTGGGGCAAAAAATCGTTATACTAAAATGGCACTAGCAAAAGAATTTGGCTCTATACTTTCAGGAGGAACTGCTCCTATGATAGCTTCAGCTTTGCTTGCTTATTATGGCACTTGGTGGCCAATAGCCTTGTATTTTGTTATCACTGCAGGAATTGGTTTTATCACAACTTTCTTTGCACCAGAAACTAGAGGCAGGGATTTAAATTTAATAGAAGATGCCATATGA
- a CDS encoding inosine-uridine preferring nucleoside hydrolase family protein, whose product MRLILDTDIGNGIAGANTDDGLALGLILTSKEIKLEMISTLSGNVQALTAYSVAKDLLNKLNLDIPLYLGAHEALYEDSHFWRQRLDKSVEEFKLTHLWDHIKPVKILDNINPNACMKMGELIMQNPGEISICAIGPLTNIAITMKLFKDFDKNVKEIFIMGGSFDMPYHIKDTNFGFDPEAASIVLNSRAKITLVPYNATMQTMLTHEDLNALENQNPLCDFLVQTLRVWIDYASKTRGTNGTWIHDALTVAYILDPNLASFDEYLVDVICDSTFARGSTIRCFKDAKMPMKNHELKNTVKVLKDIDNARLLNLLKSRLSNGICYENYKSITT is encoded by the coding sequence ATACGCCTTATTTTAGATACTGATATAGGCAATGGCATAGCAGGGGCAAATACTGATGATGGTTTAGCCCTTGGGCTTATTTTAACTTCTAAAGAAATCAAACTTGAAATGATTAGCACTTTAAGTGGTAATGTACAAGCTTTAACCGCTTATAGCGTTGCTAAAGACTTATTAAATAAGCTTAATCTAGACATACCTTTGTATTTAGGTGCTCATGAAGCTTTATATGAAGATAGTCATTTTTGGAGACAAAGACTAGATAAAAGCGTGGAAGAGTTTAAACTTACTCATCTTTGGGATCACATAAAACCTGTAAAAATCTTAGACAACATAAACCCAAATGCTTGTATGAAAATGGGTGAGCTTATTATGCAAAATCCAGGTGAAATTTCAATTTGTGCTATAGGACCTTTAACAAATATAGCTATTACTATGAAACTTTTTAAAGATTTTGATAAAAATGTGAAAGAAATTTTTATTATGGGTGGAAGTTTTGATATGCCTTATCATATCAAAGATACAAATTTTGGCTTTGATCCTGAAGCCGCTAGCATAGTTTTAAACTCAAGAGCTAAAATCACACTTGTTCCTTATAATGCAACAATGCAAACTATGCTCACACATGAAGATTTAAATGCTTTAGAAAATCAAAATCCTCTTTGTGATTTTTTAGTACAAACTTTAAGAGTCTGGATTGATTATGCAAGTAAAACAAGAGGCACAAATGGTACATGGATACATGATGCATTAACTGTTGCTTATATACTTGATCCAAATTTAGCAAGTTTTGATGAGTATTTAGTAGATGTAATTTGTGATAGCACTTTTGCTAGAGGAAGCACGATAAGGTGTTTTAAAGATGCAAAAATGCCTATGAAAAATCATGAGCTAAAAAACACCGTAAAAGTTTTAAAAGATATTGATAATGCTAGACTTTTAAATCTTTTAAAATCAAGACTTTCAAATGGAATTTGCTATGAAAATTACAAAAGCATAACGACTTAA
- a CDS encoding YqaA family protein — protein sequence MLDFLYNDISYIGLFIVCFLSSTLLPMASEAFVLAFVKLDFNNYMVLFVASLANTLGSLSTYALAYFGESQILEKYFKSSLQKLEKINANFTKFGSLYAFFTFLPIVGDLFALGLGFSRYSFLKASIFIALGKLSRYAFVIFIANSI from the coding sequence ATGCTTGATTTTTTATATAATGATATAAGCTATATAGGGCTTTTTATAGTATGTTTTCTTTCTAGCACGCTTTTACCTATGGCAAGTGAAGCTTTTGTGCTTGCTTTTGTAAAATTAGATTTTAATAATTATATGGTTTTATTTGTCGCAAGCTTGGCTAATACTTTGGGTAGTTTGAGTACCTATGCTTTAGCTTATTTTGGAGAGAGTCAAATTTTAGAAAAATATTTTAAAAGCTCTTTGCAAAAATTAGAAAAAATTAATGCAAACTTTACAAAATTTGGTTCTTTGTATGCCTTTTTTACTTTTTTACCAATAGTAGGAGATCTTTTTGCACTAGGACTTGGATTTTCTAGGTATTCTTTTTTAAAAGCAAGTATATTTATAGCCTTGGGTAAGTTAAGTCGTTATGCTTTTGTAATTTTCATAGCAAATTCCATTTGA